One genomic window of Candidatus Pseudobacter hemicellulosilyticus includes the following:
- a CDS encoding type I restriction enzyme HsdR N-terminal domain-containing protein, whose translation MVALADMVRIDYPAHPFRLKKENDKEFIFDELRKIWVRLTPEEWVRQHLLQYMLQVQGYPASLIAVEKELRLGELKKRFDILVYNAHHQPWLMVECKSTDVPLTQEVLQQVLRYNIAVPVDYLVISNGHYHAGFRKEDGRLQAIDALPPFEK comes from the coding sequence GTGGTAGCTTTGGCGGATATGGTCCGCATTGACTACCCGGCACATCCGTTCCGGCTGAAAAAGGAAAATGATAAGGAGTTCATCTTTGATGAGCTCCGCAAGATATGGGTGCGACTGACGCCTGAAGAATGGGTGCGTCAGCACCTGCTGCAATACATGCTGCAGGTACAGGGTTATCCTGCTTCCCTGATAGCAGTGGAAAAAGAGCTGCGGCTGGGCGAGCTGAAGAAGCGTTTTGATATCCTGGTATACAATGCCCATCACCAGCCCTGGCTGATGGTAGAGTGTAAGTCTACCGATGTGCCGCTGACCCAGGAGGTCCTGCAACAGGTATTGCGGTACAATATAGCGGTGCCGGTAGATTACCTGGTCATCAGTAACGGGCATTACCATGCGGGTTTCCGGAAGGAGGATGGCCGCCTGCAGGCTATTGACGCTTTGCCCCCATTTGAAAAATAA
- a CDS encoding DUF2339 domain-containing protein codes for MDAIIARIEQLTYRIQQLEAQQAGVSRELQDMKAQLEALTKQVINEQAFTSPPPVVPATTVQPIVEVNDNLVVPERVLPAAIKDVQATVVAPPVAGPVEIPPAAPVSRNTSFEEFIGKNLASKVGILITIVGIFIGAKYAIEHNMVSPVVRIINGYISGLVLAGIAWRLKQKYPGYSAVLMGGGLSVLYFITYTAYAFYQLLPQLAAFGLMLVITAVIIYAALLYNRSVIAHLAQVGAYAIPFLLSDNSGRFSILFVYITIINAGILIVSFRKYWKSLFYVAYSVTWLIFLVWTLTDYRAEHQALAWTFAGLFFVEFYATALAYKLVRRQQYIIGDVILLLTNAFLFYGIGIGLLKDTAAGEKWLGLFTAANALLHFGVSLLLRRLGLADKALQLLVGGLALVFLTIAIPVQFEGNWITLLWLAEAALLLTVSRRWQRPVFEQFGALLLCLSVVSLLMDWTQYLIAVTNGKGGELPFRNIVFFSGLLIMAAFGYMIRVNLRNPLPVVNWQEEKAQALMTRLMYSNFLPFLLVATGYIVVVLEIVNAFSRLRAQLRGADGSFGLWGKEVDPFLFIVLLLHAMAYMILLLLVNARWFRKRPLAIAGLLCTAVICWVLLLAGLPQLNDMTAYYFERNGAGLYFGRTNWLIRYAVLGLLILMCWAGSGAIKNYFREPMLRNAWWLLLCGMGLGYASAEYICWMRVSGAVDQYRFGLSIIWGVFALGLISYGIWKKRRYLRLAAMVLFTITLLKLFFYDLAGSSTIIKTVSFISLGVILLLVSYLYNRYKELLFGEDEKLGS; via the coding sequence ATGGATGCAATCATAGCAAGAATAGAGCAACTGACATACCGCATACAGCAACTCGAAGCCCAGCAAGCCGGCGTCAGCCGGGAGTTGCAGGATATGAAAGCGCAACTGGAGGCCCTGACAAAGCAGGTGATTAATGAGCAGGCTTTTACTTCGCCTCCCCCGGTTGTTCCTGCAACGACTGTTCAGCCCATTGTTGAGGTCAATGATAATCTTGTAGTGCCGGAGCGGGTGCTGCCAGCGGCAATAAAGGATGTACAAGCCACTGTTGTTGCTCCGCCGGTTGCCGGGCCTGTTGAAATACCTCCTGCGGCGCCCGTATCCCGTAACACAAGTTTCGAAGAATTTATTGGGAAGAACCTGGCCAGTAAAGTAGGTATCCTGATCACGATAGTAGGGATCTTCATTGGCGCCAAATATGCCATTGAGCACAATATGGTGAGTCCCGTGGTGAGGATCATCAATGGCTATATCAGCGGCCTGGTGCTGGCAGGTATAGCCTGGAGGCTGAAGCAAAAATATCCCGGCTACAGTGCGGTGCTGATGGGTGGAGGCTTATCGGTCCTTTATTTTATTACCTATACGGCCTATGCATTTTACCAGTTATTGCCGCAGCTGGCGGCCTTTGGCCTGATGCTGGTGATCACGGCGGTCATTATATATGCGGCGTTGCTGTATAACAGGTCCGTTATTGCGCACCTGGCGCAGGTGGGCGCTTATGCAATCCCTTTTTTGCTGAGTGATAATTCGGGTCGCTTTTCCATATTGTTTGTATATATCACGATCATTAATGCAGGCATACTGATCGTTTCTTTCCGGAAATACTGGAAGTCCCTGTTCTATGTAGCGTATTCGGTTACCTGGCTGATCTTCCTGGTCTGGACGTTGACGGACTACCGGGCAGAGCACCAGGCCCTGGCCTGGACTTTCGCCGGGCTGTTCTTTGTTGAGTTCTATGCCACAGCGCTGGCCTATAAGCTGGTGCGGAGACAGCAATATATTATTGGCGATGTGATCCTGCTGCTGACCAATGCCTTCCTCTTTTACGGTATAGGTATCGGGTTGCTTAAGGATACGGCTGCCGGGGAAAAATGGCTGGGACTGTTCACAGCTGCTAACGCCCTGCTGCATTTTGGCGTGAGCCTGCTGCTGCGGCGGCTGGGCCTGGCGGATAAAGCCCTGCAGTTGCTGGTGGGTGGGCTGGCCCTGGTATTCCTGACCATTGCCATCCCGGTACAATTTGAGGGCAACTGGATCACTTTGCTCTGGCTGGCGGAAGCGGCCTTGCTGCTGACGGTGAGCCGGCGCTGGCAGAGGCCGGTCTTTGAACAGTTTGGCGCTTTGCTGTTATGTCTCAGCGTCGTCAGCCTGCTGATGGACTGGACGCAGTACCTGATTGCCGTAACCAACGGGAAGGGCGGGGAACTACCATTCCGCAATATTGTCTTTTTTTCAGGGCTGCTGATCATGGCGGCTTTTGGGTATATGATCCGGGTCAATCTCCGCAACCCGCTGCCTGTAGTTAACTGGCAGGAGGAAAAGGCGCAGGCGCTGATGACCAGACTGATGTATAGCAATTTCCTGCCTTTTCTGCTGGTGGCCACCGGATATATAGTAGTGGTGCTGGAAATAGTGAATGCTTTCAGCAGGTTACGTGCGCAGCTGCGGGGCGCAGATGGCAGTTTTGGTCTCTGGGGCAAAGAGGTGGACCCCTTCCTGTTCATTGTGCTACTTCTGCATGCAATGGCGTATATGATCCTTTTGCTGCTGGTCAATGCCCGCTGGTTCAGGAAGCGTCCGCTGGCCATTGCGGGCTTGCTGTGTACTGCTGTGATCTGCTGGGTCCTGTTGTTGGCCGGACTGCCGCAGTTAAATGATATGACGGCCTACTATTTTGAAAGGAATGGAGCCGGCCTTTATTTTGGCCGGACCAACTGGCTGATCCGGTATGCGGTCCTGGGATTACTGATCCTGATGTGCTGGGCTGGTTCCGGGGCCATCAAAAATTATTTTCGGGAACCGATGCTGCGCAATGCCTGGTGGCTGCTGCTTTGCGGGATGGGGCTTGGCTATGCCAGTGCAGAATATATCTGCTGGATGCGCGTGTCGGGGGCTGTTGATCAGTACCGCTTTGGGCTGAGCATTATCTGGGGGGTATTTGCGCTGGGGCTGATCAGCTATGGCATCTGGAAAAAGCGGCGGTACCTGCGGCTGGCGGCCATGGTCCTGTTTACCATTACATTGCTGAAGTTATTCTTCTACGACCTGGCAGGGTCCTCTACCATTATCAAAACGGTATCCTTTATTTCCCTGGGGGTGATCCTGCTGCTGGTGTCCTACCTGTATAACCGGTACAAGGAGTTGTTGTTTGGGGAAGATGAAAAGCTGGGTTCCTGA